A stretch of the Sphingobacterium thalpophilum genome encodes the following:
- a CDS encoding HAD-IA family hydrolase translates to MKSYKHILFDLDGTLTDPAEGITKCIAYALEAKGIHTADLSTLKPLIGPPLKESFMRQFGFEETEALACVEKYRERFSTLGLYENLLFDRVPELLEGLKTKDYRVYLATSKPEIFAHQILKHFQIDKYFDFAGGSTLDDTRPTKTSVIQYVMENANLSNPVNCIMIGDRKHDLIGAKETGMDAIAVLYGYGSKEELEKECPSYLLESVGDLIDFFQ, encoded by the coding sequence ATGAAATCATATAAACATATTTTATTTGATCTGGATGGTACCCTGACCGATCCCGCAGAGGGTATTACTAAATGCATTGCTTATGCACTTGAAGCCAAGGGCATCCATACGGCGGACTTAAGTACGCTCAAGCCGCTTATTGGCCCACCGTTAAAAGAATCATTTATGCGCCAATTTGGCTTTGAAGAAACCGAAGCATTGGCATGCGTGGAGAAATATCGCGAGCGCTTCTCCACCCTCGGTTTGTACGAGAATTTACTGTTTGACCGCGTACCCGAATTGCTTGAAGGGCTTAAAACAAAAGACTACCGTGTTTATCTGGCCACGTCGAAACCGGAAATATTTGCACATCAGATTCTGAAACATTTTCAAATAGACAAGTACTTTGATTTTGCCGGAGGGAGCACGCTGGACGATACCCGACCAACAAAGACAAGTGTCATTCAATATGTCATGGAAAACGCCAATCTCTCCAATCCGGTAAACTGTATCATGATTGGTGACCGCAAACATGATCTGATCGGTGCCAAAGAGACCGGCATGGACGCCATCGCTGTTCTCTATGGATACGGTAGCAAAGAAGAACTGGAAAAAGAATGTCCCTCCTATTTACTCGAATCGGTAGGTGATCTGATCGATTTCTTCCAATAA
- the purL gene encoding phosphoribosylformylglycinamidine synthase yields the protein MIHFFENPSNTVYGVQSVNSLSQEDITKLNWLFGNAKKLDDQTLNHYFVGPRAAMITPWSTNAVEITQNMGIEGIIRIEEFHPVPADFNDFDPMISQKFSMLTQDIYTVDITPEPILEIEDIDAYNKAEGLALNPEEVEYLNKLSAKLGRHLTDSEVFAFSQANSEHCRHKIFNGTFIIDGEEQPTSLFKLIKKTSETNPNEIVSAYKDNVAFIKGPRVTQFAPKSADRPDFYEEKLFDSVLSVKAETHNFPTTVEPFSGAATGSGGEIRDRMAGGQGAIPLAGTAVYMTAYSRLLQDRPWEKAMAERQWLYQTPVDILIKASNGASDFGNKFGQPLIAGSVLTFEHEEDGRKLGYDKVIMQAGGVGYGKLDQAKKHTPKAGDKIVVLGGENYRIGMGGAAVSSADTGAFGSGIELNAIQRSNPEMQKRAANAVRGLVESDHNPIVSIHDHGAGGHLNCLSELVEETGGLIDLDALPVGDPTLSAKEIIGNESQERMGLVIAENDIETLKRVADRERAPMYTVGDVTGDHRFTFQSKSSGQKPMDYDLADFFGSSPKTFMRDSTIVRHYAAIAYDVNNIPNYLQQVLQLEAVASKDWLTNKVDRCVGGRVAKQQCTGPLQLPLNNVGVMALDYKGKEGIATTIGHSPVAALIDPASASKTAIAESLSNIVFAPIKNGLAGVSLSANWMWAANNEGEDARLYQAVKACSDFAIALGINIPTGKDSLSMKQKYPNGENVIAPGTLIISAAGNCTDITKVVEPVLNKQAGSIYYINLSKDKFKLGGSSFAQIVNKLGTEVPNIQDADYFKTAFNTVQRLIQEGQIEAGHDVGSGGLITTLLEMTFADINLAANYDLSALNEVDTVKAFFNENIALVLQAKQDIVFEAIIKEAGVDAVKIGQAVEGNVVTVKNQQDSFSFDVAATRDVWSMTSFLLDSKQSKNGTAQQRFDNYKHQPLNFTFPSQFDGKKPVIDGNKPRPKAAILREKGSNSEREMANAMFLAGFDVKDVHMTDLISGRETLEDIQFIGAVGGFSNSDVLGSAKGWAGAFLYNEKAKKALNDFFTRPDTLSVGICNGCQLFMELELINPEHEVHGKMLHNTSAKHESNFVSVKIKENNSVMLSTLAGSTLGVWISHGEGKFQLPYPEEQYNIVAKYAYADYPHNPNGSDYNTAMICDKTGRHLATMPHIERSVFQWNWANYPKGRQDEVSPWLEAFVNARKWIENQNN from the coding sequence ATGATTCATTTCTTTGAGAACCCATCGAACACTGTATATGGTGTTCAAAGCGTAAACTCTTTATCACAAGAAGACATTACTAAACTCAACTGGCTGTTCGGCAATGCCAAAAAACTTGACGACCAAACCCTTAACCATTACTTTGTAGGCCCCCGTGCGGCAATGATCACTCCTTGGAGTACCAATGCGGTGGAGATCACGCAGAACATGGGTATTGAAGGCATTATCCGGATTGAAGAATTTCATCCGGTACCTGCAGATTTCAACGATTTCGATCCAATGATTTCGCAAAAGTTCAGCATGTTGACGCAAGACATATATACTGTCGACATTACTCCTGAGCCTATCCTCGAAATTGAAGATATCGATGCCTACAATAAGGCTGAGGGGCTGGCATTAAATCCGGAAGAAGTGGAGTATCTCAACAAGCTGTCTGCGAAGTTGGGCCGCCATTTGACGGACTCGGAAGTCTTTGCTTTTTCTCAAGCGAACTCTGAACACTGTAGACATAAAATCTTCAACGGAACTTTCATTATTGATGGTGAGGAACAGCCTACGTCTTTATTCAAATTAATCAAAAAAACTTCCGAAACCAATCCGAACGAGATTGTTTCAGCTTATAAAGATAACGTGGCTTTTATTAAAGGTCCACGTGTGACACAATTTGCGCCTAAATCGGCTGACAGACCAGATTTTTACGAGGAGAAATTATTCGATTCAGTCCTGTCGGTCAAGGCCGAAACACACAATTTTCCAACGACAGTAGAACCATTTTCGGGTGCGGCTACTGGGTCGGGCGGTGAAATCCGCGATCGTATGGCCGGTGGTCAGGGAGCCATCCCGTTAGCCGGGACGGCGGTATATATGACGGCCTACTCACGGTTGCTACAGGACCGTCCTTGGGAAAAAGCAATGGCCGAACGACAATGGCTTTACCAGACACCGGTAGACATCTTAATCAAAGCTTCCAATGGAGCGTCGGACTTCGGCAATAAATTCGGACAGCCCCTGATTGCTGGATCCGTACTGACATTTGAACATGAGGAGGATGGTCGCAAGTTGGGGTATGACAAAGTGATTATGCAGGCTGGCGGTGTCGGTTACGGGAAATTGGACCAAGCAAAAAAACATACACCGAAAGCGGGCGATAAAATCGTCGTTCTGGGCGGCGAAAATTATCGCATCGGCATGGGTGGTGCTGCTGTTTCTTCGGCCGACACTGGTGCTTTCGGATCGGGGATCGAATTGAATGCCATCCAGCGCTCTAATCCGGAGATGCAAAAACGTGCCGCGAACGCCGTACGTGGTCTGGTAGAATCTGATCATAACCCTATTGTCTCTATTCATGACCACGGTGCCGGAGGGCATCTAAACTGTCTGTCCGAGCTTGTCGAAGAGACGGGCGGCCTGATTGATCTGGATGCGCTTCCAGTAGGCGACCCTACCCTATCCGCAAAAGAAATTATAGGCAATGAATCGCAGGAACGTATGGGATTGGTGATTGCAGAAAACGACATCGAAACGTTAAAACGTGTGGCGGACCGAGAGCGTGCCCCCATGTACACTGTGGGTGATGTTACCGGCGACCACCGATTTACATTTCAATCAAAAAGCAGTGGCCAAAAACCGATGGACTATGATTTGGCCGATTTCTTCGGGTCGTCACCAAAAACATTTATGCGTGACAGTACCATTGTCCGTCATTATGCTGCAATCGCGTATGATGTAAACAATATTCCGAATTATCTCCAACAAGTCTTGCAATTGGAGGCAGTCGCTTCCAAAGACTGGTTAACAAATAAAGTTGACCGCTGTGTTGGTGGTCGTGTTGCCAAACAGCAATGTACAGGCCCATTGCAGCTACCATTAAACAACGTGGGCGTCATGGCACTGGATTATAAGGGTAAGGAAGGGATTGCGACAACCATCGGACATTCGCCTGTGGCAGCGCTAATTGACCCTGCGTCGGCAAGTAAAACAGCCATTGCTGAATCGCTGTCCAATATCGTCTTTGCGCCAATCAAAAATGGCCTGGCAGGGGTTTCCCTATCTGCCAACTGGATGTGGGCTGCCAATAATGAAGGTGAAGACGCACGTCTTTACCAAGCTGTAAAAGCCTGTTCGGATTTCGCTATCGCATTGGGAATCAATATTCCTACTGGAAAGGATTCACTGTCTATGAAACAAAAATATCCAAATGGCGAAAATGTCATCGCTCCGGGTACTTTAATCATCTCCGCTGCAGGCAATTGTACAGACATCACAAAAGTTGTTGAACCGGTCTTGAACAAACAGGCAGGTTCCATTTACTATATCAATTTATCGAAAGACAAATTCAAGCTCGGCGGCTCGTCTTTCGCGCAGATTGTCAATAAACTTGGAACGGAAGTGCCCAATATCCAGGATGCCGATTATTTCAAAACCGCATTTAATACCGTACAGCGACTAATTCAAGAAGGACAGATTGAGGCCGGACACGACGTGGGGTCTGGCGGTCTAATCACCACTTTGCTGGAAATGACGTTTGCAGATATTAATCTGGCGGCCAATTACGATCTTTCGGCGCTAAATGAAGTGGATACAGTAAAAGCTTTCTTTAATGAAAACATCGCACTTGTGCTTCAGGCCAAACAGGACATTGTCTTCGAAGCTATCATAAAAGAGGCAGGTGTAGACGCCGTGAAAATCGGGCAGGCTGTGGAAGGGAATGTTGTGACCGTAAAGAATCAGCAAGATTCGTTTAGCTTTGACGTAGCTGCCACGCGAGATGTATGGTCAATGACTTCATTCCTGCTGGATTCGAAACAATCTAAAAATGGCACAGCTCAGCAGCGCTTCGACAACTACAAACATCAGCCATTGAACTTTACCTTTCCAAGCCAATTTGACGGCAAAAAACCGGTGATTGATGGCAACAAGCCTCGTCCTAAGGCGGCGATCTTACGTGAGAAGGGTTCTAATTCTGAACGTGAAATGGCCAACGCTATGTTCTTAGCGGGTTTCGATGTGAAAGATGTGCATATGACTGATCTGATATCGGGCCGGGAGACTCTTGAAGATATACAATTTATTGGTGCCGTCGGTGGCTTTTCCAATTCAGATGTACTGGGTTCCGCCAAAGGATGGGCAGGAGCTTTCCTATACAATGAAAAAGCGAAGAAAGCACTGAACGATTTCTTTACCCGCCCGGACACCCTGTCCGTGGGTATCTGTAACGGTTGTCAGTTATTCATGGAGCTGGAATTGATCAATCCAGAACATGAAGTACATGGCAAGATGTTGCACAATACCTCCGCAAAACACGAGTCTAACTTTGTTTCTGTAAAAATTAAAGAAAACAATTCCGTCATGCTTTCCACACTGGCAGGTAGCACATTAGGCGTTTGGATTTCACATGGCGAAGGAAAATTCCAGCTTCCATATCCGGAGGAACAGTATAACATCGTTGCTAAATATGCTTACGCTGACTATCCACACAACCCAAATGGTTCGGATTATAATACGGCAATGATCTGCGACAAAACGGGCCGACACCTGGCGACTATGCCGCATATCGAGCGCTCTGTTTTCCAATGGAACTGGGCCAACTATCCTAAAGGCCGTCAGGATGAAGTATCCCCTTGGCTTGAAGCCTTTGTAAACGCACGGAAATGGATAGAGAATCAAAACAATTAA
- a CDS encoding AEC family transporter, which yields MVNFIMIAFCIATGMLLRRANLIHNEAHKGINTWILYFALPAVSFKYIPKIIWSPQLFFPVFSAVLVWAGSWLFMEYYCRRKAYKQRSRSSLELAAGYSNTSFIGFPLIMAYFGETQLPIAIICDQTTFILLSTAGIVNALRANLRDGQRIEAKFMFRKLISFPPLIGCIAALALTRVTDLSVAEPFFDKLVATVGPLALFSIGLQLKFDGWKQQLSQISAAMIYKLLLAPLLVLLSALLFGVSGPVARISIFEAAMPTLVTSGIIAEQYHLNTKLVNLVIGFSIVLGLLTTAAWDTLIRLFIAA from the coding sequence ATGGTTAATTTTATCATGATTGCCTTTTGTATTGCTACAGGCATGCTGTTGCGGCGTGCTAACTTAATACATAATGAAGCCCACAAAGGAATTAATACGTGGATACTCTATTTCGCACTGCCAGCGGTATCGTTTAAATATATTCCTAAAATTATTTGGTCGCCCCAGTTGTTCTTTCCAGTGTTTTCTGCCGTACTGGTTTGGGCGGGAAGCTGGCTGTTTATGGAATACTATTGTCGACGTAAAGCTTATAAACAGCGATCCAGAAGCAGTCTCGAATTGGCAGCAGGTTATAGTAATACTTCTTTTATCGGCTTTCCGTTGATCATGGCTTATTTTGGTGAAACGCAGTTGCCTATTGCGATCATCTGTGACCAGACGACATTCATCCTACTGTCGACAGCAGGCATTGTCAACGCTTTGCGGGCCAATCTGCGCGACGGACAGCGTATTGAAGCAAAGTTTATGTTTAGGAAACTCATTAGCTTTCCCCCACTGATCGGATGCATTGCTGCGCTTGCCTTGACCCGAGTTACTGATCTGTCCGTCGCCGAGCCTTTTTTCGATAAGCTGGTCGCGACTGTGGGACCGCTGGCGCTTTTTTCAATAGGACTCCAGCTAAAATTCGACGGCTGGAAACAACAGCTGTCGCAGATAAGTGCCGCCATGATCTATAAATTGCTGCTGGCACCCTTACTCGTACTGCTTTCCGCATTGTTGTTTGGCGTGTCTGGGCCAGTAGCGCGCATCAGTATTTTCGAAGCTGCAATGCCCACGTTGGTCACTTCCGGCATTATTGCCGAGCAGTATCATCTAAATACCAAACTGGTCAATCTGGTCATCGGTTTCAGTATCGTTCTTGGCTTGTTGACGACAGCAGCCTGGGATACCCTAATCCGACTCTTCATTGCCGCCTAA
- the pheT gene encoding phenylalanine--tRNA ligase subunit beta, producing the protein MNISYNWLKQHVDIDSTPEELSLILTNTGLEVEALDVVQSIPGGLDGLVVGEVKTCEQHPNADKLKVTTVDVGKPELLHIVCGAPNCRMGLKVIVATVGTTCHPTAGEPFKITKSKIRGEVSEGMLCGEDEIGLGTSHAGIVELPADVEVGTLVKDHFNIQDDYRYEIGLTPNRADAASHLGVARDIAAYFRTKIRKADVSAFRAGEATGTAVVVENTEACPRYSGINISGVKVAESPDWLKEKLNVIGVRPINNVVDITNYILHDLGQPLHAFDADQIAGNQVLVRSAVAGEKFVTLDGVERTLSAEDLVIADAEKPMCIAGVFGGAHSGVSDETTNVFLESAYFNAVSVRKTSKRHTLKTDASFRFERGTDPTITVEALKRAALLIQEVAGGTISSTLKDVYPVEIKPYAFHVSYSNVVRLIGQAIPNEEIKSIILALGIEIAAESAEGLDVLVPAYRVDVTREVDVVEEVLRIYGYNNIELKSQIKASLNTVEKPEKEVVLNQLADLLIANGFREILSNSLTKLDYADDSDTAVKLFNPLSSDLDTMRQNMLFSMLNAIEYNQKRRNFDLKFFEFGKTYVQDGEGYKETQHLAFALTGRQEAEQWNSKKGHVSFYNLKAAVDTIVKRLKIDGIQIQDAPSNHFVYGLSYMKGQKCLVSFGAVAQANLKKADVEGQVFFADFDSDLLMKIIRKNGIQYKEVSKFPSVRRDLSLLIDENVSFDKLQYVAQKTERKLLKEVNVFDVYKGDKIPEGKKSYALSFILQDEEKTLTDKQIDAIVQKLIVNFEKELSAEVRG; encoded by the coding sequence ATGAATATTTCATATAATTGGCTAAAACAACACGTAGATATAGATTCGACTCCAGAGGAACTGTCTTTGATCTTGACAAATACAGGATTGGAGGTAGAGGCACTGGATGTCGTGCAGAGTATTCCAGGAGGATTGGATGGTTTGGTTGTTGGGGAGGTGAAAACCTGCGAGCAGCATCCCAATGCTGATAAACTTAAAGTGACTACGGTAGATGTAGGTAAGCCAGAGTTATTGCATATCGTTTGTGGCGCACCCAATTGCCGTATGGGACTAAAGGTTATTGTGGCCACGGTGGGCACCACTTGTCATCCGACAGCAGGCGAACCCTTTAAAATTACAAAATCCAAAATCAGGGGCGAAGTGTCTGAAGGAATGCTATGCGGTGAAGATGAGATCGGATTGGGTACATCGCATGCGGGCATCGTTGAGTTGCCTGCTGATGTTGAGGTAGGCACCTTGGTTAAGGACCACTTCAATATTCAGGACGACTATAGGTATGAAATTGGGCTAACTCCTAACCGCGCCGATGCCGCTTCACATTTAGGGGTTGCGAGAGACATTGCAGCCTATTTCCGTACAAAAATACGAAAGGCTGATGTATCCGCCTTCCGTGCGGGTGAGGCGACCGGGACGGCCGTTGTTGTAGAAAATACCGAAGCTTGCCCACGCTATAGTGGCATCAATATTTCGGGCGTCAAAGTCGCTGAATCGCCAGACTGGCTAAAGGAAAAATTGAATGTCATCGGTGTACGTCCGATCAATAACGTAGTCGATATCACGAATTATATCTTACACGACTTAGGACAGCCGCTGCATGCCTTCGATGCCGATCAGATTGCTGGCAATCAGGTTCTTGTCCGTTCGGCAGTGGCAGGTGAGAAGTTTGTTACCTTGGATGGCGTCGAGCGCACCCTATCGGCAGAAGATCTGGTGATTGCAGATGCTGAAAAGCCAATGTGTATTGCAGGAGTTTTTGGGGGAGCACACTCAGGGGTTTCTGATGAGACAACCAACGTATTCTTGGAGTCCGCTTACTTTAATGCGGTTTCTGTGCGGAAGACTTCCAAAAGACATACCCTAAAAACAGATGCTTCCTTCCGTTTCGAACGCGGAACTGATCCAACGATTACTGTCGAAGCGTTGAAACGGGCGGCATTGTTGATTCAGGAGGTTGCGGGTGGTACAATATCATCAACACTGAAAGATGTATATCCTGTGGAGATCAAACCATATGCCTTCCATGTGAGCTACTCCAATGTTGTTCGTTTAATCGGACAGGCTATCCCAAATGAAGAGATTAAATCCATTATCCTTGCGCTGGGCATTGAAATTGCTGCAGAGAGTGCCGAGGGACTGGATGTCCTGGTACCAGCGTATCGTGTGGACGTCACTCGGGAAGTAGACGTGGTAGAAGAAGTGTTACGGATCTATGGTTATAACAATATCGAGCTAAAATCTCAGATCAAAGCCTCGTTAAATACTGTTGAAAAGCCGGAAAAAGAAGTCGTTCTTAACCAATTGGCGGATTTATTGATCGCGAATGGATTCCGTGAGATATTGTCCAACTCATTGACCAAACTCGATTATGCCGACGATAGCGATACAGCTGTAAAATTGTTTAACCCACTGAGTTCAGATCTAGATACAATGCGTCAAAATATGTTATTTTCGATGCTAAACGCTATTGAATACAACCAGAAAAGACGAAATTTTGATCTTAAATTTTTTGAATTCGGCAAGACTTACGTGCAGGATGGAGAGGGATACAAAGAAACTCAACACCTCGCTTTTGCGCTGACAGGCCGCCAAGAAGCAGAGCAGTGGAACAGTAAAAAAGGCCATGTTAGTTTCTACAACCTGAAGGCGGCCGTTGACACGATTGTCAAACGCCTGAAAATTGACGGAATTCAAATACAGGATGCACCGAGCAATCATTTTGTTTATGGATTGAGTTACATGAAAGGACAAAAATGTTTGGTGTCTTTTGGGGCAGTTGCGCAGGCAAATTTGAAAAAGGCCGATGTCGAAGGGCAAGTGTTCTTCGCAGACTTTGACTCGGATCTGTTGATGAAGATTATTCGTAAGAATGGCATTCAATATAAAGAGGTATCCAAGTTCCCGTCTGTTCGCCGCGATCTGTCGTTGTTGATCGACGAGAATGTAAGCTTCGACAAGTTGCAATATGTTGCTCAGAAGACCGAACGCAAGCTTTTGAAGGAAGTAAATGTATTTGACGTTTACAAAGGCGATAAAATTCCTGAAGGGAAAAAGTCTTATGCTCTGAGCTTTATCTTGCAGGATGAAGAAAAAACGCTGACCGATAAACAAATTGATGCGATAGTTCAAAAATTAATTGTTAATTTTGAGAAGGAACTCAGTGCAGAAGTGCGCGGTTAA
- a CDS encoding DoxX family protein: MNLIHRIEHWGNVHHPQWIDYLRIALGIVIFAKGITFVNDRIVVQHMIEQSSFHLSIWGAVHYVVFTHLVGGLFLILGFQTRLASLLLFPVLIGAVFFVNITNGFSYLNSELWLSIVVLCLLVFFMVMGSGKYSLDQMMNKPGYKRNI, from the coding sequence ATGAACCTGATACACAGAATTGAACACTGGGGAAATGTCCATCATCCGCAATGGATCGACTACCTCAGAATTGCGCTTGGAATCGTGATTTTTGCCAAAGGCATAACTTTCGTCAATGATCGGATTGTGGTACAGCATATGATCGAACAAAGTAGTTTCCATTTATCCATATGGGGAGCTGTTCATTATGTTGTCTTCACACATCTTGTCGGCGGACTATTCCTTATCCTCGGCTTTCAGACACGCCTGGCATCACTGCTCTTATTCCCCGTGCTGATAGGTGCGGTTTTCTTTGTTAATATTACCAATGGGTTTAGTTACCTGAACTCTGAATTGTGGCTTTCCATAGTCGTCCTCTGTTTGCTGGTCTTTTTTATGGTGATGGGATCCGGTAAGTATTCACTTGATCAGATGATGAATAAACCTGGATATAAGAGGAATATCTAA
- a CDS encoding cell division protein ZapA, with amino-acid sequence MGEISIKINIADRVYPLRVDSAEEEVIRHAAKLINEKVKELQENYTVRDKQDLLSMCVLQFATRMLNAERQSQNHEAGLENSVQELDQLLTDFFNK; translated from the coding sequence ATGGGAGAGATTTCCATAAAAATAAATATCGCAGACCGTGTTTACCCCTTAAGGGTAGATAGCGCGGAGGAAGAAGTGATCCGACACGCTGCGAAATTGATAAATGAAAAAGTAAAGGAATTGCAGGAAAACTATACTGTAAGGGATAAACAGGATTTGTTGTCCATGTGTGTATTGCAATTTGCGACGCGTATGCTAAATGCGGAGCGGCAGTCACAGAACCATGAGGCAGGATTGGAGAATTCAGTACAGGAACTCGATCAGTTGTTGACGGATTTCTTTAACAAATAA
- the rny gene encoding ribonuclease Y, whose product MDVAIYIIISLIVGVAIGRYLLVLLFKKQEQEAKEKVNSILREAEQEGEHIKKKKLLEAKEKFLQLKSEHEKEVNQRNNTINQKENTLRQKEQSINQKLENINRDKQELEARKKQLDKLVELNEKKSEEVETLKLQQIKQLESIAGVTADEAKNQLVDSLREEARSQAMIQIKDIVDEAKLTATKEAKKVVIQTIQRTATESAIENTVSIFNIENDEIKGRIIGREGRNIRALEAATGVEIIVDDTPEAIILSGFDPVRREIARLALHRLVTDGRIHPARIEEVVAKTRTQIEDEIVEIGERTAIDLGIHGLHPELIRMVGRMRYRSSYGQNLLQHSREVANFAATMAAELGLNVKHAKRAGLLHDIGKVPDDNPELPHAILGMQLAEKYKEHPDVCNAIGAHHDEIEMTALISPIVQACDAISGARPGARREVVESYIKRLKELEDLALSYPGVEKTFAIQAGRELRVIVESEKVSDAQSEILAADISNRIQTEMTYPGQIKVTVIRETRSVSYAK is encoded by the coding sequence ATGGACGTCGCAATTTATATCATAATTTCTCTGATTGTTGGTGTAGCTATAGGCCGTTATCTTCTGGTCCTGTTATTCAAAAAACAAGAGCAGGAAGCCAAAGAAAAAGTGAATAGCATACTGAGAGAAGCAGAGCAGGAAGGAGAACACATTAAAAAGAAAAAACTCTTAGAAGCCAAAGAGAAATTCCTTCAACTAAAATCCGAACATGAAAAGGAAGTGAATCAACGTAACAACACCATCAATCAGAAGGAAAATACGTTGAGACAGAAAGAACAATCGATCAACCAAAAGCTTGAGAACATCAATCGCGATAAGCAGGAACTGGAGGCCCGAAAAAAACAGCTGGATAAGCTGGTGGAGCTTAACGAGAAGAAATCGGAGGAGGTCGAAACACTAAAATTGCAGCAGATTAAGCAGCTGGAGAGCATTGCAGGTGTCACCGCTGATGAAGCGAAAAACCAACTGGTGGATTCGCTGCGTGAAGAAGCACGCTCTCAGGCGATGATCCAGATCAAAGACATCGTGGATGAAGCGAAGCTAACGGCCACTAAAGAAGCGAAAAAGGTGGTAATTCAGACGATTCAGCGCACAGCGACCGAATCTGCTATCGAAAATACTGTTTCTATTTTTAATATCGAAAATGATGAGATCAAGGGGCGTATTATTGGTCGCGAAGGTCGTAATATCCGCGCTCTTGAAGCTGCTACAGGTGTTGAGATCATCGTTGATGATACTCCTGAAGCCATTATCCTATCGGGTTTTGATCCTGTACGTCGCGAAATTGCCCGTTTGGCGTTGCACCGCCTGGTGACCGATGGCCGTATTCACCCAGCCCGTATCGAGGAGGTGGTGGCCAAAACACGCACACAGATCGAAGATGAAATTGTCGAAATTGGTGAGCGTACGGCTATTGATTTGGGTATACACGGCTTGCATCCCGAATTAATCCGTATGGTAGGACGTATGCGTTACCGCTCGTCTTACGGTCAGAACCTGTTGCAGCACTCTCGAGAGGTAGCTAATTTTGCAGCAACCATGGCTGCTGAACTTGGATTAAATGTAAAGCATGCCAAACGCGCCGGCTTGCTGCACGATATTGGTAAAGTGCCTGATGATAATCCCGAGTTGCCACATGCCATCCTCGGAATGCAGCTAGCAGAAAAATACAAAGAACATCCTGATGTCTGCAATGCCATCGGGGCACACCATGACGAAATTGAGATGACAGCCCTTATATCGCCAATTGTGCAGGCCTGTGATGCGATTTCGGGAGCCCGTCCGGGAGCCCGTCGTGAGGTGGTTGAAAGTTACATCAAACGTTTGAAAGAGCTCGAAGACCTTGCTTTGTCTTACCCCGGTGTCGAAAAAACATTCGCCATTCAGGCAGGTCGCGAACTGCGGGTAATTGTTGAGAGCGAGAAGGTGTCTGATGCGCAGTCTGAAATATTGGCCGCAGATATTTCTAACCGTATACAGACAGAAATGACTTATCCGGGACAAATCAAGGTTACCGTTATCCGCGAGACCAGATCGGTATCCTACGCGAAGTAA
- a CDS encoding AraC family transcriptional regulator: MQKKQFAPLLINEFVEDSFHLPLHGQNYYEFVYIRRGEGLHVINKFELEYEQGDLFLVSPSDKHYFKIVEKTHFLFILFTDTYFLQNRRSQKLYAWIMELMNDRGLREHKLRMDAHDRLTYSFVMEAIRLYCATAVNLNSQWLFDQLVAAFSLYKEFSEVQRLPLQQSSIDRSISTYIHQHIFTPEHLQIKTIAQKFNISPSYFGVYFKKNFGMSLRSYINTYRLELIESRLKSPTYTLKQIAAELGFVDESHLSHFYKRAKGLSPKAYRKG; this comes from the coding sequence ATGCAAAAAAAGCAATTTGCGCCATTATTGATTAACGAGTTTGTCGAAGACAGTTTTCACCTGCCTTTACATGGGCAGAATTACTATGAGTTTGTCTATATCCGGCGCGGCGAGGGTCTTCATGTGATCAATAAGTTTGAGCTAGAATATGAACAGGGCGACCTATTTCTGGTAAGCCCCTCCGATAAGCATTATTTCAAAATCGTGGAGAAGACACATTTTCTGTTTATACTTTTTACCGATACGTATTTCCTTCAAAACCGCCGCAGCCAGAAGCTATATGCCTGGATTATGGAACTCATGAACGATCGCGGCCTACGCGAACATAAACTACGAATGGACGCCCACGACCGCCTCACCTATTCTTTTGTGATGGAAGCTATCCGGCTTTATTGCGCGACGGCAGTGAACCTCAACTCGCAGTGGTTGTTTGATCAGCTCGTTGCTGCTTTTAGTCTTTATAAAGAGTTCTCTGAAGTACAGCGTCTTCCACTGCAACAGTCATCTATTGACCGGTCTATCTCCACATATATTCATCAGCATATCTTCACGCCTGAGCATTTACAGATAAAAACCATCGCGCAAAAGTTTAACATTTCCCCCAGTTATTTCGGTGTCTACTTCAAGAAAAATTTCGGGATGAGTTTACGGTCCTACATCAATACCTATCGGCTTGAATTGATAGAGAGCCGGTTGAAATCCCCAACCTATACACTCAAACAGATTGCTGCAGAATTAGGGTTTGTGGACGAAAGCCATCTTTCCCACTTCTATAAACGAGCGAAGGGGCTCAGCCCAAAAGCTTACCGTAAGGGATGA